A window of the Halopseudomonas phragmitis genome harbors these coding sequences:
- a CDS encoding adenylate/guanylate cyclase domain-containing protein encodes MSIEPRMQQAKPPVEGYHSRMIAYLCVAISFAAMGYQQGYDLVYLGIIGYALLYPLMIRLIGPRLVHSRPNQRLGLLAIDALHVGVFITLAQFNLVPSLMFLLLISFACLISGGPFYLLSAWLLVLIGLVASALLLMPEPMLHSSLLVSLASLLSGGLFIGLIATFVYRQSNSLEQAQRAIRVEQEKTARLATNLSKYLSPQVWESIFSGKRSVTLETRRKKLTVFFSDIRGFTELAEEMEAEALTDLLNNYLNEMARIALQYGGTIDKFIGDCVMVFFGDPLTQGAKQDAEAAVSMAIAMRKHMKVLRQQWRSQGITRPLEIRMGLSTGYCTVGNFGAHSRMDYTIIGREVNLASRLESAAEAGEILISHETYSLIKDTIMCRDKGQIGVKGFSKPVQIYEVVGLRRDLGAAPSFVEHEKPGFSMYLDTSHIRNYDKDDIVEALEQAARKLRDKVII; translated from the coding sequence ATGAGCATCGAGCCCCGTATGCAACAGGCCAAACCGCCTGTGGAAGGCTACCATTCGCGGATGATCGCTTACCTGTGCGTCGCCATCAGCTTCGCGGCCATGGGCTACCAGCAGGGCTATGACCTGGTTTACCTGGGCATTATTGGCTATGCCCTGCTCTACCCACTGATGATTCGCCTGATCGGCCCGCGCCTGGTTCACTCGCGCCCAAACCAGCGCCTGGGTCTGCTGGCCATCGATGCTCTGCACGTTGGCGTATTCATCACCCTGGCCCAGTTCAATCTGGTGCCCAGCCTGATGTTTCTGCTACTGATCAGCTTTGCCTGCCTGATTAGCGGAGGCCCGTTCTATCTGTTGAGTGCCTGGCTGCTGGTACTGATCGGACTGGTTGCCAGCGCCCTGCTACTGATGCCTGAACCGATGCTGCACAGCAGCCTGCTGGTATCGCTGGCCAGCCTGCTCAGTGGCGGCCTGTTCATCGGCCTGATCGCCACCTTCGTCTACCGCCAGAGCAACAGCCTGGAGCAGGCTCAACGGGCCATCAGGGTCGAGCAGGAAAAGACCGCCCGGCTGGCCACCAATCTGTCCAAATACCTGTCACCGCAGGTCTGGGAGTCTATTTTCTCCGGCAAGCGCAGTGTCACCCTAGAGACCCGACGCAAGAAGCTCACGGTATTCTTTTCCGACATTCGCGGTTTTACCGAGCTGGCCGAGGAGATGGAAGCTGAAGCCCTGACCGACCTGCTCAATAACTATCTCAACGAAATGGCGCGCATCGCCCTGCAATATGGCGGGACCATCGACAAGTTCATCGGCGATTGCGTGATGGTGTTCTTTGGCGACCCGCTCACCCAGGGAGCCAAGCAGGACGCCGAGGCAGCGGTATCCATGGCCATTGCCATGCGCAAACATATGAAGGTACTGCGCCAGCAATGGCGCAGCCAGGGCATCACTCGTCCGCTGGAAATCCGCATGGGCCTGAGCACCGGTTATTGCACGGTCGGCAACTTCGGCGCCCACAGCCGCATGGACTACACCATCATCGGCCGCGAGGTTAATCTGGCCAGTCGCCTGGAAAGCGCCGCCGAGGCGGGTGAAATCCTGATTTCCCACGAGACCTACTCCCTGATCAAGGACACCATCATGTGCCGCGACAAGGGGCAAATCGGAGTCAAGGGCTTTTCCAAGCCAGTGCAGATCTACGAAGTGGTCGGTCTACGGCGCGACCTGGGTGCCGCGCCCAGTTTTGTCGAGCATGAGAAACCGGGCTTCTCGATGTACCTGGACACCAGCCACATCCGCAATTATGACAAGGACGATATTGTCGAGGCTCTGGAGCAGGCTGCTCGCAAGCTGCGCGACAAGGTAATTATTTAG